A genomic segment from Dasypus novemcinctus isolate mDasNov1 chromosome X, mDasNov1.1.hap2, whole genome shotgun sequence encodes:
- the LOC101429266 gene encoding zinc finger X-linked protein ZXDB-like isoform X1: MEIPRLLPARGTLQGGGSSGLGVVPTGGRVHGGLYSPAGQGPACSLLLLRGPQDGGPGRRRELASAVSRGLSASPRALRPDQASGGDDFFLVLLDPVGGDVKTANAGQTVGLVWREEAEPRPGLQGSKRGMNPAGHPALGPSCLSAVPTPPPAQITGPGPTTAFAGTITIHNQDLLLSFEKGVLTLATPPQPAWERGVAPTTQSRDLAVPQACFPQAAQPCDCTELPPDLLLAEPAEPASVPAPKKEGEGRAAAEGLRRQLGLGPSTELIVCPEAQCGQTFAKKHQLKVHLLTHSNRQGQRPFRCPLGGCGWTFTTSYKLKRHLQSHDKLRPFRCRAEGCGKSFTTVYNLKAHMKGHEQENSFKCEVCEESFPTQAKLSAHQRSHFEPERPYQCAFSGCKKTFITVSALFSHNRAHFREQELFSCSFPGCSKQYDKACRLKIHLRSHTGERPFLCDFDGCGWNFTSMSKLLRHKRKHDDDRRFTCPVEGCGKSFTRAEHLKGHSITHLGTKPFVCPVEGCCSRFSARSSLYIHSKKHLQDEDTWKSHCPISTCNKLFTSKHSMKTHMAKRHNLSQVLLDQLESANTLIPSNELTSEGQSDLSDADLVSLFSDVPGNGSAAVLDTALVNSGILTIDVTSVSSTLAGNFPANNNSLGQAVDPRALMATSNLPQSLDTSLFFGTTAGAGFQQTTLDMDDVSSVSTGPFGSMGSFSVKNWSQEPQALTPSNKLTGDTDALTPSNTLCENSVSELLMPTKTEWNIHPASDFFGQEEETQFGFSSPAGNHGTQKEDFITVTDNSFLVYLQSKNGEHGAQRAGTAPELPKRRAHLLDHLAASAPHVQHHSWEGCTIFALGSSPYRIHSLCMGLS, encoded by the exons ATGGAAATCCCCAGGCTGCTCCCGGCTCGCGGGACACTGCAGGGCGGTGGTAGCAGCGGCCTCGGCGTGGTCCCCACGGGCGGCCGGGTGCACGGAGGGCTCTACTCGCCCGCCGGCCAGGGGCCCGCGTGCAGCCTACTGCTGCTCCGAGGCCCCCAAGATGGCGGGCCCGGGCGGCGGCGCGAGCTGGCCAGCGCAGTCTCAAGGGGCCTAAGCGCGAGCCCGCGGGCGCTGAGGCCCGATCAGGCCAGCGGCGGCGACGACTTCTTCCTGGTGCTGCTGGACCCGGTGGGTGGCGATGTGAAGACCGCGAATGCTGGCCAGACTGTAGGGCTTGTGTGGAGGGAGGAGGCGGAGCCGAGACCTGGGCTCCAGGGGAGCAAGCGCGGCATGAACCCCGCGGGCCACCCTGCGCTGGGCCCCAGCTGCCTGTCCGccgtccccacccctcccccagcccagaTTACTGGCCCTGGCCCTACCACGGCCTTCGCGGGCACTATCACCATCCACAACCAGGACCTGCTTTTGAGCTTCGAGAAGGGCGTCCTCACTCTGGCCACTCCCCCACAGCCAGCCTGGGAACGCGGGGTCGCTCCCACTACACAATCCCGGGATCTGGCAGTCCCCCAGGCTTGTTTCCCTCAAGCCGCGCAGCCCTGCGACTGCACCGAGCTGCCGCCAGATCTCTTGCTGGCGGAGCCAGCCGAGCCTGCGTCCGTCCCCGCACCCAAGAAGGAGGGGGAGGGCCGCGCCGCTGCGGAGGGCCTGCGCAGGCAGCTGGGCCTGGGCCCAAGCACGGAGCTGATCGTGTGCCCCGAGGCGCAGTGCGGACAGACCTTTGCTAAGAAGCACCAGCTTAAGGTGCACCTGCTAACACACAGCAACCGCCAGGGCCAACGGCCCTTCAGGTGCCCTTTGGGCGGCTGCGGCTGGACCTTCACCACTTCGTACAAGCTCAAGCGGCATCTACAGTCTCACGACAAACTGCGTCCCTTCCGCTGCCGAGCAGAGGGATGTGGCAAGAGTTTCACCACAGTGTACAACCTCAAGGCTCACATGAAAGGCCATGAGCAGGAGAACTCTTTCAAGTGCGAGGTGTGCGAAGAGAGTTTCCCAACTCAGGCCAAGCTCAGCGCCCATCAGCGCAGCCACTTCGAACCAGAGAGGCCCTACCAATGCGCGTTTTCAGGATGCAAGAAGACATTTATCACAGTGAGTGCCCTGTTTTCCCATAACCGCGCTCATTTCAGGGAACAGGAACTCTTTTCCTGCTCCTTTCCTGGCTGCAGCAAACAGTACGACAAGGCTTGTCGGCTTAAAATTCACTTGCGAAGCCACACCGGCGAGAGACCTTTCCTTTGTGACTTTGACGGCTGTGGTTGGAACTTCACCAGCATGTCCAAACTCTTAAGGCACAAAAGGAAACACGATGATGATCGGAGATTCACTTGCCCAGTGGAAGGCTGTGGGAAATCTTTCACGAGGGCTGAGCATCTGAAAGGTCACAGCATAACCCACTTGGGCACAAAGCCCTTCGTGTGCCCCGTGGAAGGCTGCTGTTCCAGGTTCTCTGCTCGCAGTAGTCTCTACATTCACTCCAAAAAACACCTGCAGGATGAAGACACTTGGAAAAGCCATTGCCCCATCTCCACCTGTAATAAACTCTTCACATCCAAGCACAGCATGAAGACCCACATGGCCAAAAGGCACAACCTCAGTCAGGTTCTCTTAGATCAGCTAGAATCGGCAAATACTCTTATTCCCAGCAACGAACTTACCAGCGAGGGACAGAGTGACCTCAGTGATGCAGACTTAGTGTCTCTTTTCTCAGATGTGCCTGGCAATGGTTCTGCAGCAGTACTGGACACAGCATTGGTGAACTCTGGAATTTTGACTATAGATGTCACTTCTGTGAGCTCAACTCTGGCAGGGAACTTCCCTGCTAATAATAATTCCTTGGGGCAGGCTGTGGACCCTCGGGCCTTAATGGCCACCAGTAACCTTCCTCAAAGTCTAGATACCTCTCTCTTTTTTGGAACAACAGCGGGGGCAGGGTTTCAGCAGACCACTTTAGATATGGATGATGTCTCAAGTGTAAGTACAGGACCATTCGGATCTATGGGctctttttctgtaaagaactGGAGTCAAGAGCCCCAAGCCTTGACCCCTAGCAATAAGTTAACAGGGGACACAGATGCTCTGACTCCTTCAAACACCCTTTGTGAAAACAGTGTCTCAGAACTACTGATGCCAACTAAAACAGAATGGAATATACATCCTGCCTCTGACTTCTTTGGACAGGAAGAAGAAACCCAGTTTGGGTTCTCCAGTCCAGCAGGAAACCATGGTACTCAGAAAGAAGACTTTATTACAGTGACTGACAACTCATTTTTG GTTTACTTGCAGAGTAAAAATGGTGAGCATggcgcacagagggcaggaactgcTCCAGAGTTGCCAAAGAGAAGAGCACATctgttggatcatcttgctgcatcagctccacatgtgcagcaccattcctgggaaggctgcactatttttgcactgggcagctctccttacaggatacactccttgtgcatggggctctcctag
- the LOC101429266 gene encoding zinc finger X-linked protein ZXDB-like isoform X2: MEIPRLLPARGTLQGGGSSGLGVVPTGGRVHGGLYSPAGQGPACSLLLLRGPQDGGPGRRRELASAVSRGLSASPRALRPDQASGGDDFFLVLLDPVGGDVKTANAGQTVGLVWREEAEPRPGLQGSKRGMNPAGHPALGPSCLSAVPTPPPAQITGPGPTTAFAGTITIHNQDLLLSFEKGVLTLATPPQPAWERGVAPTTQSRDLAVPQACFPQAAQPCDCTELPPDLLLAEPAEPASVPAPKKEGEGRAAAEGLRRQLGLGPSTELIVCPEAQCGQTFAKKHQLKVHLLTHSNRQGQRPFRCPLGGCGWTFTTSYKLKRHLQSHDKLRPFRCRAEGCGKSFTTVYNLKAHMKGHEQENSFKCEVCEESFPTQAKLSAHQRSHFEPERPYQCAFSGCKKTFITVSALFSHNRAHFREQELFSCSFPGCSKQYDKACRLKIHLRSHTGERPFLCDFDGCGWNFTSMSKLLRHKRKHDDDRRFTCPVEGCGKSFTRAEHLKGHSITHLGTKPFVCPVEGCCSRFSARSSLYIHSKKHLQDEDTWKSHCPISTCNKLFTSKHSMKTHMAKRHNLSQVLLDQLESANTLIPSNELTSEGQSDLSDADLVSLFSDVPGNGSAAVLDTALVNSGILTIDVTSVSSTLAGNFPANNNSLGQAVDPRALMATSNLPQSLDTSLFFGTTAGAGFQQTTLDMDDVSSVSTGPFGSMGSFSVKNWSQEPQALTPSNKLTGDTDALTPSNTLCENSVSELLMPTKTEWNIHPASDFFGQEEETQFGFSSPAGNHGTQKEDFITVTDNSFLV, translated from the coding sequence ATGGAAATCCCCAGGCTGCTCCCGGCTCGCGGGACACTGCAGGGCGGTGGTAGCAGCGGCCTCGGCGTGGTCCCCACGGGCGGCCGGGTGCACGGAGGGCTCTACTCGCCCGCCGGCCAGGGGCCCGCGTGCAGCCTACTGCTGCTCCGAGGCCCCCAAGATGGCGGGCCCGGGCGGCGGCGCGAGCTGGCCAGCGCAGTCTCAAGGGGCCTAAGCGCGAGCCCGCGGGCGCTGAGGCCCGATCAGGCCAGCGGCGGCGACGACTTCTTCCTGGTGCTGCTGGACCCGGTGGGTGGCGATGTGAAGACCGCGAATGCTGGCCAGACTGTAGGGCTTGTGTGGAGGGAGGAGGCGGAGCCGAGACCTGGGCTCCAGGGGAGCAAGCGCGGCATGAACCCCGCGGGCCACCCTGCGCTGGGCCCCAGCTGCCTGTCCGccgtccccacccctcccccagcccagaTTACTGGCCCTGGCCCTACCACGGCCTTCGCGGGCACTATCACCATCCACAACCAGGACCTGCTTTTGAGCTTCGAGAAGGGCGTCCTCACTCTGGCCACTCCCCCACAGCCAGCCTGGGAACGCGGGGTCGCTCCCACTACACAATCCCGGGATCTGGCAGTCCCCCAGGCTTGTTTCCCTCAAGCCGCGCAGCCCTGCGACTGCACCGAGCTGCCGCCAGATCTCTTGCTGGCGGAGCCAGCCGAGCCTGCGTCCGTCCCCGCACCCAAGAAGGAGGGGGAGGGCCGCGCCGCTGCGGAGGGCCTGCGCAGGCAGCTGGGCCTGGGCCCAAGCACGGAGCTGATCGTGTGCCCCGAGGCGCAGTGCGGACAGACCTTTGCTAAGAAGCACCAGCTTAAGGTGCACCTGCTAACACACAGCAACCGCCAGGGCCAACGGCCCTTCAGGTGCCCTTTGGGCGGCTGCGGCTGGACCTTCACCACTTCGTACAAGCTCAAGCGGCATCTACAGTCTCACGACAAACTGCGTCCCTTCCGCTGCCGAGCAGAGGGATGTGGCAAGAGTTTCACCACAGTGTACAACCTCAAGGCTCACATGAAAGGCCATGAGCAGGAGAACTCTTTCAAGTGCGAGGTGTGCGAAGAGAGTTTCCCAACTCAGGCCAAGCTCAGCGCCCATCAGCGCAGCCACTTCGAACCAGAGAGGCCCTACCAATGCGCGTTTTCAGGATGCAAGAAGACATTTATCACAGTGAGTGCCCTGTTTTCCCATAACCGCGCTCATTTCAGGGAACAGGAACTCTTTTCCTGCTCCTTTCCTGGCTGCAGCAAACAGTACGACAAGGCTTGTCGGCTTAAAATTCACTTGCGAAGCCACACCGGCGAGAGACCTTTCCTTTGTGACTTTGACGGCTGTGGTTGGAACTTCACCAGCATGTCCAAACTCTTAAGGCACAAAAGGAAACACGATGATGATCGGAGATTCACTTGCCCAGTGGAAGGCTGTGGGAAATCTTTCACGAGGGCTGAGCATCTGAAAGGTCACAGCATAACCCACTTGGGCACAAAGCCCTTCGTGTGCCCCGTGGAAGGCTGCTGTTCCAGGTTCTCTGCTCGCAGTAGTCTCTACATTCACTCCAAAAAACACCTGCAGGATGAAGACACTTGGAAAAGCCATTGCCCCATCTCCACCTGTAATAAACTCTTCACATCCAAGCACAGCATGAAGACCCACATGGCCAAAAGGCACAACCTCAGTCAGGTTCTCTTAGATCAGCTAGAATCGGCAAATACTCTTATTCCCAGCAACGAACTTACCAGCGAGGGACAGAGTGACCTCAGTGATGCAGACTTAGTGTCTCTTTTCTCAGATGTGCCTGGCAATGGTTCTGCAGCAGTACTGGACACAGCATTGGTGAACTCTGGAATTTTGACTATAGATGTCACTTCTGTGAGCTCAACTCTGGCAGGGAACTTCCCTGCTAATAATAATTCCTTGGGGCAGGCTGTGGACCCTCGGGCCTTAATGGCCACCAGTAACCTTCCTCAAAGTCTAGATACCTCTCTCTTTTTTGGAACAACAGCGGGGGCAGGGTTTCAGCAGACCACTTTAGATATGGATGATGTCTCAAGTGTAAGTACAGGACCATTCGGATCTATGGGctctttttctgtaaagaactGGAGTCAAGAGCCCCAAGCCTTGACCCCTAGCAATAAGTTAACAGGGGACACAGATGCTCTGACTCCTTCAAACACCCTTTGTGAAAACAGTGTCTCAGAACTACTGATGCCAACTAAAACAGAATGGAATATACATCCTGCCTCTGACTTCTTTGGACAGGAAGAAGAAACCCAGTTTGGGTTCTCCAGTCCAGCAGGAAACCATGGTACTCAGAAAGAAGACTTTATTACAGTGACTGACAACTCATTTTTGGTATGA